Proteins co-encoded in one Arthrobacter sp. ERGS1:01 genomic window:
- a CDS encoding MoaD/ThiS family protein → MKVRFFAAAAAATGVEEQQLDLGATAVFTLAELSGLLADSFPASASSSTPPLSELLTRCSFLINEVAARDLGAALAPDDVVDVLPPFAGG, encoded by the coding sequence ATGAAGGTACGGTTCTTTGCAGCGGCCGCCGCCGCCACGGGCGTTGAGGAGCAGCAGCTGGATTTGGGTGCCACGGCGGTGTTCACCTTGGCGGAGCTGTCCGGTCTGCTGGCGGATTCGTTCCCGGCGTCCGCCTCATCGAGCACTCCCCCGCTGTCCGAGTTGCTCACGCGGTGCAGTTTCCTCATCAACGAGGTTGCCGCCCGTGATTTGGGTGCCGCGCTGGCGCCGGACGACGTCGTCGACGTCCTTCCGCCGTTCGCCGGCGGGTAG
- a CDS encoding bifunctional riboflavin kinase/FAD synthetase: MHIWSSLDQVPAEFGPCVVTLGNFDGMHRGHQEVLGQVRVEAGRRGALAVALTFDPHPAFVHRPESAPGQIMGLADKLAVMEKLGLDGVLVVPYTLEFAQQTPEEFVRNVFVDTLHACTVVVGHDVRFGKGNTGDLATMVELGTTLGFDVVVVDDEGHDRRWSSTWVREALTSGDVDTAAQVLGRWHSMSGEVVHGAARGRDLGFPTANLSPDACGIIPADGIYAGWLTDDHGHRWPSAISVGSNPTFVGVSRQVEAFVIDRPEEPVEAFDLYGQHVVVEFVKRLRGMVAYTGPEALIEQMHCDVDESREILQQPPVRPASPAST, from the coding sequence GTGCACATTTGGAGCTCCTTGGACCAGGTTCCCGCCGAGTTTGGCCCCTGCGTGGTCACCCTGGGAAACTTCGACGGGATGCACCGCGGGCACCAGGAGGTCCTGGGTCAGGTCCGCGTCGAGGCCGGCCGCCGCGGGGCCCTGGCCGTGGCGTTGACCTTCGACCCGCACCCGGCCTTCGTGCACCGTCCCGAGTCGGCGCCCGGCCAGATCATGGGCCTGGCCGACAAGCTGGCCGTCATGGAAAAGCTTGGCCTGGACGGTGTCCTGGTGGTGCCCTACACCCTGGAGTTTGCACAGCAGACGCCGGAGGAGTTTGTCCGCAACGTCTTTGTCGACACCCTGCACGCCTGCACCGTCGTGGTGGGCCACGACGTCAGGTTTGGCAAGGGCAACACGGGGGACCTGGCCACCATGGTGGAGCTCGGCACCACGCTAGGGTTCGACGTCGTCGTGGTTGACGACGAGGGCCACGACCGCCGCTGGTCCTCCACCTGGGTGCGTGAGGCCCTCACCAGCGGCGACGTCGACACGGCCGCCCAGGTCTTGGGCCGCTGGCACAGCATGAGCGGGGAAGTGGTGCACGGCGCCGCCCGCGGCCGCGACCTCGGATTCCCCACCGCGAACCTCTCGCCCGACGCGTGCGGGATCATCCCGGCCGACGGGATCTACGCCGGCTGGCTCACCGACGACCACGGCCACCGCTGGCCCTCGGCGATCTCCGTCGGATCCAACCCCACCTTTGTCGGCGTGAGCCGGCAGGTGGAGGCCTTCGTGATCGATCGTCCCGAGGAACCCGTTGAGGCCTTCGACCTCTACGGCCAGCATGTGGTGGTGGAATTCGTCAAGAGGCTTCGCGGCATGGTGGCCTACACGGGGCCCGAGGCGTTGATCGAGCAGATGCACTGCGACGTGGACGAAAGCCGCGAAATTTTGCAGCAACCGCCGGTGAGGCCTGCGTCACCCGCTTCGACTTAA
- the rpsO gene encoding 30S ribosomal protein S15, giving the protein MALEAAVKQEIMQAFATSEGDTGSPEVQIAMLSRRISDLTEHLKMHKHDHHTRRGLMGLVGRRRRLLGYLKDTDIARYRTLIERLGLRR; this is encoded by the coding sequence GTGGCACTTGAAGCCGCTGTAAAGCAAGAAATCATGCAGGCATTTGCAACCAGCGAAGGTGACACTGGTTCGCCTGAGGTTCAGATCGCGATGCTCTCACGACGCATCTCGGACCTGACCGAGCACCTGAAGATGCACAAGCACGACCACCACACCCGCCGCGGCCTCATGGGCCTGGTTGGTCGCCGTCGTCGCCTGCTTGGCTACCTCAAGGACACCGACATTGCACGCTACCGTACGCTCATCGAGCGCCTCGGCCTGCGTCGCTAG
- a CDS encoding M16 family metallopeptidase, with protein sequence MAITILPLTSAADGLADADSSLISGKAGGAAVRRSVLPGGVRVLTESMPGQRSATIGFWVGVGSRDESEGQHGSTHFLEHLLFKGTRRRTALEIASSFDEVGGESNAATAKESTCYYARVLDTDLPMAIDVIADMVTSAVLDPAELEQERDVILEEIAMDGDDPTDVAHEHFVAAVLGDHPLGRPIGGTPEAIKAVPRESVWAHYQKHYRPETLVITAAGGLDHDTVCGQVLDALRTAGWSLDDGVAPVARRDSAPVSITGTAGLHVINRKVEQANIILGCPSLTATDSRRYVMSVLNSVLGGGMSSRLFQEIREKRGLVYSTYSFASSYADAGYFGMYAGCSPQKVGQVIGLLTAELEKLAEHGITEAELAKSLGQMSGGIVLALEDTGSRMSRLGRSELVSGEFLDIDETLSRIRAVTVEQVQELARELAAAPRTITVVGPFEETETFGL encoded by the coding sequence ATGGCTATAACCATTTTGCCGCTGACCTCCGCTGCCGACGGACTGGCCGACGCCGATTCCTCACTCATCTCGGGCAAGGCCGGGGGCGCCGCAGTGCGCCGTTCGGTCCTGCCCGGGGGAGTGCGGGTCCTGACCGAGTCCATGCCGGGGCAGCGAAGCGCGACAATTGGTTTTTGGGTCGGTGTTGGCTCTCGGGATGAATCCGAGGGCCAACACGGCTCGACCCACTTCCTCGAACACCTGCTGTTCAAGGGCACCCGGCGCCGCACCGCGCTGGAAATCGCATCCTCCTTTGACGAGGTGGGCGGCGAATCCAACGCGGCGACGGCGAAGGAAAGCACCTGCTACTACGCACGCGTGCTGGATACCGACCTGCCCATGGCCATCGACGTCATCGCCGACATGGTCACCTCCGCCGTGCTTGATCCGGCCGAGCTGGAGCAGGAACGCGACGTCATCCTGGAGGAAATCGCCATGGACGGCGACGACCCCACCGACGTCGCCCACGAACATTTTGTGGCCGCCGTCCTCGGTGACCACCCCCTGGGGCGTCCCATCGGCGGAACGCCGGAGGCCATCAAGGCCGTGCCGCGCGAATCCGTCTGGGCGCACTACCAAAAGCACTACCGCCCCGAAACCCTTGTCATTACGGCCGCGGGCGGACTTGACCACGACACCGTGTGCGGGCAGGTCCTTGACGCGTTGCGCACCGCCGGCTGGTCCCTGGACGACGGTGTCGCACCGGTGGCGCGCCGCGACTCGGCCCCCGTGTCCATCACCGGAACCGCCGGGCTGCACGTGATCAACCGCAAGGTCGAACAAGCCAACATCATCCTGGGCTGCCCGTCCCTGACGGCCACCGACAGCCGCCGCTACGTGATGAGCGTGCTGAACTCCGTCCTGGGCGGGGGCATGTCCTCACGCCTGTTCCAGGAGATCCGCGAAAAACGCGGCCTCGTCTACTCCACGTACTCCTTCGCGTCTTCCTATGCGGATGCGGGCTACTTTGGCATGTACGCCGGCTGCTCCCCGCAAAAGGTGGGCCAGGTCATCGGCCTGCTGACCGCCGAGCTGGAGAAACTGGCCGAGCACGGCATCACCGAGGCCGAACTGGCCAAATCCCTGGGACAGATGTCCGGCGGCATTGTCCTGGCCCTGGAGGACACCGGCTCCCGGATGTCCCGCCTGGGCCGCTCGGAACTGGTGTCGGGCGAATTCCTGGACATCGACGAGACCCTGAGCCGCATCCGCGCGGTCACGGTGGAGCAGGTACAGGAACTGGCCCGCGAACTGGCCGCAGCGCCCCGCACCATCACCGTCGTCGGCCCCTTCGAGGAAACCGAGACCTTCGGTCTGTAG
- a CDS encoding GNAT family N-acetyltransferase, which translates to MLEQETTAPYPVLDDGPVLLRRLTDHDAAAFAAIHHDPLNVKWTAADAAMTPERAAALIAGPIADGWRNGDLLRFAVVERRDGAENVVGTLSLQDVRRTDHGGAAAVGIKMLASGRGRGSATRAVELACGYAYGVLGLEVLHWRTTVGNTASRALAERCGFALAAEIPGFGQVDGRITDGWMFSQGVASWQARGDSAYPEAVSADAAAVAPAAAETLDIEAVVPRLSDGDVVLRALCHADAEQLVLNCVNEDAVRWTTVPLGYTREHADYFINTLTVDGWRNREVLTFAVADSSTDTLLGTVDLQCKHPGAASIGINFGTHARGTGAAEKAVRLVADYAFNELNLSFLHWHALAPNWGSRKLAWKLGFTFHGEIRGDYNDRGTPADRWILSLAAGDARTPQGPWTGPAPLKR; encoded by the coding sequence GTGCTCGAGCAGGAAACCACTGCTCCGTACCCGGTCCTCGACGACGGCCCCGTCCTCCTGCGCCGGCTCACCGACCACGACGCCGCCGCGTTCGCCGCGATCCACCACGATCCCCTGAACGTGAAATGGACCGCCGCCGATGCCGCCATGACCCCGGAACGGGCCGCCGCCTTGATTGCCGGCCCCATCGCCGACGGGTGGCGCAACGGCGACCTGCTGCGCTTCGCGGTCGTGGAGCGTCGCGACGGTGCGGAAAACGTCGTGGGTACCCTGAGCCTGCAGGACGTGCGCCGCACGGACCACGGCGGCGCGGCCGCCGTCGGGATCAAGATGCTGGCGTCCGGGCGCGGCCGCGGCAGCGCCACCCGGGCCGTCGAACTGGCCTGCGGCTACGCGTACGGTGTCCTGGGCCTTGAGGTGCTGCACTGGCGCACCACGGTGGGAAACACCGCCAGCCGTGCACTGGCCGAACGGTGTGGCTTCGCCCTGGCCGCCGAAATCCCCGGCTTCGGCCAGGTGGACGGGCGCATCACCGACGGCTGGATGTTCAGCCAAGGTGTTGCATCGTGGCAGGCCCGCGGTGACTCCGCCTATCCGGAGGCAGTGAGTGCGGACGCCGCGGCCGTGGCCCCGGCAGCGGCGGAAACGCTCGACATTGAAGCCGTGGTGCCGCGGCTCAGCGACGGCGACGTGGTGCTGCGCGCACTGTGCCATGCCGACGCCGAACAGCTGGTGCTCAACTGCGTCAACGAGGACGCCGTCCGCTGGACCACCGTGCCGCTCGGCTACACACGGGAGCACGCCGACTACTTCATCAACACCCTCACGGTGGACGGCTGGCGCAATCGCGAAGTCCTGACCTTTGCCGTGGCGGATTCCTCCACGGACACCCTGCTGGGCACGGTGGATTTGCAGTGCAAGCACCCGGGGGCTGCCTCCATCGGCATCAACTTCGGCACCCATGCCAGGGGCACGGGAGCCGCGGAGAAGGCCGTGCGGCTCGTGGCCGACTACGCGTTCAACGAACTGAACCTCAGCTTCCTGCACTGGCACGCGCTGGCGCCGAACTGGGGGAGCCGGAAGCTCGCATGGAAACTTGGCTTCACCTTCCACGGCGAAATCCGCGGCGACTACAACGACCGCGGCACGCCGGCCGACCGGTGGATCTTGTCGCTGGCCGCCGGTGACGCACGTACTCCGCAGGGACCCTGGACCGGTCCCGCCCCGCTGAAGCGGTAA
- the moaA gene encoding GTP 3',8-cyclase MoaA produces MDFERVGLGMPTVASAAPGAGLRDQFGRVATDMRLSLTDKCNLRCTYCMPEAGLDWLKKDKLLTAAEIVRLVGLGVRNLGVRELRLTGGEPLVRADLVDIVAALRRNHPELPISLTTNGVGLAKKARALADAGLTRLNVSMDTLHHDAFLQLTRRPFLDQVLAGIEAADAAGLRPIKINAVLLRGVNEDHAAELLAWCLDRGHELRFIEQMPLDADHGWTREGMVTAAEIRALLSTDFALTTDPRARDGAPAERFEVRRHGSEQLLGTVGIIASVTEPFCADCRRTRITAEGKVMSCLFSRTEVDLLELLRAGDSPADDDAVAARWQDAMWAKPKAHGMGHPGLGDADFVQPDRSMSAIGG; encoded by the coding sequence ATGGACTTTGAACGGGTGGGACTTGGCATGCCGACGGTGGCCTCCGCCGCGCCCGGGGCCGGGCTGCGGGACCAGTTTGGCCGGGTTGCCACCGACATGCGCCTGTCCCTGACCGACAAGTGCAATCTTCGCTGCACCTATTGCATGCCGGAGGCCGGGCTTGACTGGTTGAAGAAGGACAAGCTGCTCACGGCCGCAGAAATCGTGCGCCTGGTGGGCCTGGGCGTCCGCAACCTAGGTGTCCGTGAATTGCGGCTGACCGGCGGCGAACCCCTGGTCCGGGCCGATCTGGTGGACATTGTGGCCGCGCTGCGCCGCAACCACCCCGAGCTGCCCATCTCCCTGACCACCAATGGCGTGGGACTCGCCAAGAAGGCGCGCGCCCTGGCCGACGCCGGCCTGACCCGCCTCAACGTCTCCATGGACACCCTGCACCATGATGCATTCCTGCAGCTGACCCGCAGGCCGTTCCTCGACCAGGTACTGGCCGGCATCGAGGCCGCCGACGCCGCCGGGCTCCGGCCCATCAAGATCAACGCGGTGCTGTTGCGCGGCGTCAACGAGGACCACGCCGCCGAGCTGTTGGCGTGGTGCCTGGACCGCGGCCACGAACTTCGTTTCATTGAGCAGATGCCGCTCGACGCCGACCATGGCTGGACGCGCGAGGGCATGGTGACGGCGGCGGAGATCCGTGCACTCCTGTCCACCGACTTTGCCCTGACCACGGATCCGCGCGCCCGCGACGGCGCCCCGGCCGAACGTTTTGAGGTGCGCCGGCACGGCTCCGAGCAGCTGCTGGGCACCGTGGGCATCATCGCCTCCGTCACCGAGCCGTTCTGCGCCGACTGCAGGCGCACCCGGATCACGGCCGAGGGCAAGGTCATGAGCTGCCTGTTCTCCCGCACCGAGGTGGATTTGTTGGAGCTATTGCGTGCCGGTGACTCCCCCGCCGATGACGACGCCGTGGCCGCGCGCTGGCAGGACGCCATGTGGGCCAAGCCCAAGGCGCACGGCATGGGGCATCCAGGGCTTGGCGACGCCGACTTCGTGCAGCCGGATCGCAGCATGAGCGCGATTGGTGGTTAA
- a CDS encoding polyribonucleotide nucleotidyltransferase, whose protein sequence is MEGPEIQYAEAVIDNGRYGKRVIRFETGRLAQQAAGAAMVYIDEDTALLSATTAGKHPREGFDFFPLTVDVEERMYAAGRIPGSFFRREGRPSTEAILACRLMDRPLRPAFVKGLRNEVQIVVTVLAINPDVLYDVVAINASSMSTQLSGLPFSGPIGGVRVALVDDGKGPQWIAFPKHSELENAVFNMVVAGRIAGDDVAIMMVEAEATDNSWNLIKEQGHQAPTEEVVAEGLEAAKPFIKALCEAQADLASRAAKPTVEFPVFLDYEDDAFEAVNAAAATKLAAVFSIADKQERDAASDALKDETIAALAAGFEGREKELSAAFRSVTKQVIRQRILTEQIRIDGRGLTDIRQLTAEVEVLPRVHGSAIFERGETQIMGVTTLNMLKMEQQIDSLSPVTRKRYMHNYNFPPYSTGETGRVGSPKRREIGHGALAERALVPVLPSREEFPYAIRQVSEALSSNGSTSMGSVCASTLSLLNAGVPLKAPVAGIAMGLVSDQVDGQTRYAALTDILGAEDAFGDMDFKVAGTSEFVTAIQLDTKLDGIPASVLAAALKQAREARLHILSVLNAAIDVPDELSEFAPRVIAVKIPVDKIGEVIGPKGKMINQIQEDTGADISIEDDGTVYIGATNGPSADAARSAINAIANPQVPEIGERYLGTVVKTTTFGAFISLTPGKDGLLHISELRKLSGGKRVDNVDDVVSVGQKIQVEITKIDDRGKLSLSPVVADEENAEEAVAEGAAE, encoded by the coding sequence ATGGAGGGTCCCGAGATTCAGTACGCAGAAGCCGTCATTGACAACGGCCGCTACGGCAAGCGCGTCATCCGCTTTGAAACCGGACGCCTTGCCCAGCAGGCAGCCGGCGCCGCGATGGTCTACATCGACGAAGACACCGCGCTGCTGTCCGCCACCACGGCCGGCAAGCACCCGCGTGAAGGCTTCGACTTCTTCCCGCTGACCGTTGATGTGGAAGAGCGCATGTACGCCGCCGGCCGCATCCCGGGCAGCTTCTTCCGCCGCGAAGGCCGCCCGTCGACGGAAGCCATCCTGGCGTGCCGCCTCATGGACCGCCCGCTGCGCCCCGCCTTCGTGAAGGGCCTGCGCAACGAAGTGCAGATCGTTGTCACGGTTCTGGCAATCAACCCCGACGTCCTGTACGACGTGGTGGCCATCAACGCCTCCTCCATGTCCACGCAGCTCTCCGGCCTGCCGTTCTCCGGCCCCATCGGTGGCGTTCGCGTTGCCCTGGTCGACGACGGCAAGGGTCCTCAGTGGATCGCCTTCCCGAAGCACTCCGAACTGGAAAACGCCGTGTTCAACATGGTGGTTGCCGGCCGCATTGCCGGTGACGACGTCGCCATCATGATGGTCGAAGCTGAAGCCACGGACAACTCCTGGAACCTCATCAAGGAACAGGGCCACCAGGCCCCCACCGAAGAGGTTGTCGCCGAGGGTCTGGAAGCGGCCAAGCCGTTCATCAAGGCCCTGTGCGAGGCCCAGGCCGACCTGGCCTCCCGCGCCGCCAAGCCCACGGTCGAATTCCCCGTATTCCTGGACTACGAGGATGACGCATTCGAGGCCGTCAACGCAGCAGCAGCCACCAAGCTCGCCGCAGTGTTCTCGATCGCCGACAAGCAGGAGCGCGACGCCGCTTCGGATGCCTTGAAGGACGAGACGATCGCCGCCTTGGCAGCCGGCTTTGAGGGCCGCGAGAAGGAGCTGTCCGCAGCATTCCGCTCGGTCACCAAGCAGGTCATCCGCCAGCGCATCCTCACCGAGCAGATCCGCATCGACGGCCGTGGCCTGACGGACATCCGCCAGCTCACCGCCGAGGTCGAGGTCCTGCCGCGCGTTCACGGTTCGGCCATCTTCGAACGCGGCGAGACCCAGATCATGGGTGTCACCACGCTGAACATGCTCAAGATGGAACAGCAGATCGACTCGTTGAGCCCGGTAACGCGCAAGCGCTACATGCACAACTACAACTTCCCGCCGTACTCCACCGGTGAGACCGGCCGCGTGGGCTCGCCCAAGCGCCGCGAAATCGGCCACGGTGCCCTTGCAGAGCGCGCCCTGGTGCCGGTTCTGCCGTCGCGCGAGGAATTCCCCTACGCCATCCGCCAGGTATCCGAGGCACTGAGCTCCAACGGCTCAACGTCCATGGGTTCCGTTTGCGCATCGACCCTGTCGCTGCTCAACGCCGGTGTCCCGTTGAAGGCACCCGTTGCCGGTATCGCCATGGGCCTGGTCTCCGACCAGGTTGACGGCCAGACCCGCTACGCCGCGCTGACCGACATCCTCGGCGCCGAAGATGCCTTCGGCGACATGGACTTCAAGGTTGCCGGTACCTCCGAGTTCGTCACGGCCATCCAGCTGGACACGAAGCTCGACGGCATCCCGGCCTCCGTCCTGGCCGCCGCCCTGAAGCAGGCCCGCGAAGCCCGCCTGCACATCCTGAGCGTCCTGAACGCCGCCATCGACGTGCCGGACGAGCTCTCCGAGTTCGCGCCCCGCGTCATCGCGGTCAAGATCCCCGTTGACAAGATCGGCGAGGTCATTGGGCCGAAGGGCAAGATGATCAACCAGATCCAGGAAGACACCGGCGCCGACATCTCCATTGAAGATGACGGAACCGTGTACATCGGTGCAACGAACGGACCGTCTGCCGACGCCGCTCGTTCAGCGATCAACGCCATCGCGAACCCGCAGGTTCCGGAAATCGGTGAGCGTTACCTGGGAACCGTTGTCAAGACCACCACGTTTGGCGCGTTCATTTCGCTCACGCCCGGCAAGGATGGCCTGCTGCACATCTCGGAGCTGCGCAAGCTCTCCGGTGGCAAGCGTGTTGACAACGTTGACGACGTCGTATCCGTCGGCCAGAAGATCCAGGTGGAAATCACCAAGATCGATGACCGCGGCAAGCTGTCTCTCTCGCCCGTCGTTGCCGACGAAGAGAACGCTGAAGAAGCGGTTGCCGAAGGCGCTGCTGAGTAA